The Anastrepha ludens isolate Willacy chromosome 2, idAnaLude1.1, whole genome shotgun sequence genome contains a region encoding:
- the LOC128870123 gene encoding zinc finger protein 267-like, whose protein sequence is MVGLCRLCAAVRKRDMLIPMAVDVHQKLRECFALEMCQPGDKLPKRACAICLDTLQNAYNFFKKVQESQELLTVLFDELKEESNKNSEVCMRLNEEIDAKFHSTDVVKEDSVKNTDINGKRIIVSDSIQLNVELVKGNHERDEFEEYHVMESEELMRVETLSINSERSGAKSPNQLSDSSTEVETYILEEEEDLEQEQEQIYELEPERLLKKDDKVTDSNCKSTIIEIIPSTNDDSRYSKCLQAEDNDKIQVAEWSAYSWVCYSCSETCENFFALLLHCKENHNIIDANYMKYKCADCHKICTHYNKFLNHIRFRHNPELSLRCDVCDAQHESYSQLALHRETTCAAAQSYPSIDLCSKCGKSFHNRNGTMVHARAQHTEGNSDEIKWLSCAQCDRKFKRVANLRAHEHIHSGLKEYMCEICDRKFRQKHNLEIHLYTHINDKVFECKICKKSLKTSASLEKHQQIHKDIKKFVCDYCDKEFRTKDAKLSHERIHTGEKPFKCIYCDRCFRFRSGLMGHINIHTGERPYSCQDCSRQFTNWGNMNKHMKRCHKRDSGEKSK, encoded by the exons ATGGTAGGTTTATGTCGGTTATGCGCCGCTGTGCGTAAAAGGGATATGTTAATTCCCATGGCCGTTGATGTGCATCAGAAATTAAGGGAATGCTTTGCGCTGGAAATGTGTCAACCTGGGGATAAATTGCCAAAACGTGCCTGTGCTATTTGTTTAGATACATTGCAAAAtgcatataatttctttaagAAAGTACAGGAGTCCCAAGAATTGTTAACGGTATTGTTCGATGAATTAAAGGaggaatcaaataaaaatagcgAAGTATGTATGAGATTAAATGAGGAAATCGATGCAAAATTTCATTCCACTGATGTAGTTAAAGAGGATTCAGTGAAGAACACTGACATAAATGGTAAGCGAATAATAGTATCGGACTCGATCCAGTTAAATGTTGAATTGGTGAAAGGAAATCACGAAAGAGATGAATTTGAAGAATATCATGTAATGGAAAGCGAAGAGCTTATGAGAGTTGAGACTCTGTCAATAAATAGCGAACGCAGTGGAGCAAAAAGCCCTAACCAGCTTTCGGATAGTAGTACAGAAGTTGAAACCTACATTTTggaggaagaggaagatctGGAACAAGAGCAGGAACAAATATATGAGCTTGAACCCGAGAGActattaaaaaaagacgataaGGTAACCGATAGTAATTGCAAGTCTACAATAATTGAAATCATACCTTCGACTAATGATGACAGCAGATATTCGAAG TGTTTACAAGCAGAAGACAACGACAAAATCCAAGTAGCAGAATGGAGCGCTTACTCTTGGGTTTGCTATTCCTGCTCGGAGACCTGCGAGAATTTCTTTGCGTTGCTTTTACATTGCAAAGAAAATCATAACATCATTGACGCcaattatatgaaatataaatgtGCTGATTGCCACAAAATATGCACCCACTATAATAAATTCCTTAATCATATACGATTCCGTCACAACCCAGAATTAAGTTTACGATGCGACGTTTGCGATGCTCAACACGAAAGTTATTCACAATTAGCTCTTCACAGAGAGACGACTTGTGCGGCAGCTCAGTCATATCCTTCGATCGATTTGTGTAGTAAATGTGGCAAAAGTTTTCACAATCGAAATGGCACAATGGTACATGCGCGTGCCCAACACACTGAAGGGAATAGTGACGAAATCAAGTGGCTATCATGTGCTCAATGCGATAGGAAGTTCAAACGGGTTGCCAATCTACGAGCACATGAGCATATTCATTCTG GTTTGAAAGAATATATGTGTGAAATTTGCGATCGCAAATTTCGTCAAAAGCACAACTTAGAAATTCATTTGTATACACATATAAATGATAAAGTTTTCGAGTGCAAAATTTGCAAGAAaag TTTAAAAACGTCAGCAAGTTTGGAAAAACACCAGCAAATTCATAAAGATATCAAGAAGTTCGTCTGTGATTATTGCGACAAGGAGTTTCGCACAAAAGATGCAAAGCTGTCCCACGAACGTATACACACTGGTGAAAAACCATTCAAATGTATATATTGTGATCGGTGTTTCCGGTTTCGTAGCGGCTTGATG ggtcatattaatatacatacggGGGAGCGCCCATATTCGTGTCAAGATTGCAGTCGTCAATTTACCAATTGGGGTAACATGAACAAACACATGAAACGTTGTCACAAGCGCGATAGTGGTGAGAAAAGCAAATAG
- the LOC128870163 gene encoding short-chain specific acyl-CoA dehydrogenase, mitochondrial, which yields MQSVLNTAKLLRRSVTIKNHGFRQIACLASLPETHQMLQKACRDFANSELIPQAAKHDREHLYPEKQIREMGKLGLMAVAIPEEFGGSGLDYLAYSIAMEEISRGCASSSVIMSVNNSLYLGPLNSYGTQKQKEIWIPHYTNGEKIGCFALSEPDNGSDAGAASAIAVEKSDRYVLNGTKMWITNGFEASAALVFATTDKSLKHKGISAFLIPKSIKGFSVGKKEDKLGIRASSTCQLIFEDCEIPKENILGKPGNGFKIAMQTLDAGRIGIASQALGIAQASLELAIDYAQKRKSFGKPIAKLQIIQQKLADMALSVESSRLLTWRASWLKDNGKSYTKEAAMAKLAASEAATFCSHQCIQVLGGMGYVSDMAAERYYRDARITEIYEGTSEIQRLVIAGQVLKEYLA from the exons ATGCAGTCAGTCCTTAACACAGCTAAACTTTTAA GGCGTTCGGTCACCATAAAAAATCATGGTTTTCGGCAAATCGCCTGTTTAGCCTCACTGCCTGAAACTCAtcaaatgttgcagaaagcatGCCGAGATTTTGCTAACTCCGAATTAATACCACAAGCAGCAAAACATGACCGTGAACACTTATACCCAGAGAAGCAAATTAGAGAAATGGGTAAACTTGGATTAATGGCTGTAGCGATTCCTGAAGAATTTG GGGGTTCTGGCTTGGATTATCTGGCATACAGTATTGCGATGGAGGAAATATCACGAGGATGTGCTTCTTCTAGCGTGATAATGTCTGTGAACAATTCACTCTATTTAGGCCCTTTGAATTCATATGGCACACAGAAACAGAAGGAAATTTGGATTCCACATTATACCAATGGTGAAAAGATCGGCTGTTTCGCATTATCAGAACCTGACAATGGCTCTGATGCAGGGGCTGCTTCTGCAATCGCGGTAGAAAAGAGCGATCGTTATGTATTAAATGGCACTAAAATGTGGATTACTAACGGTTTTGAAGCTAGTGCTGCATTAGTTTTTGCAACCACTGACAAATCATTAAAACACAAAGGGATATCCGCTTTTCTCATACCCAAAAGTATCAAGGGTTTTTCAGTAGGCAAGAAGGAGGATAAATTAGGAATTAGAGCTAGTTCTACGTGTCAGCTAATATTTGAAGATTGCGAAATTCCTAAAGAAAACATATTGGGTAAACCAGGTAACGGTTTTAAAATTGCTATGCAAACATTGGATGCAGGACGCATTGGTATTGCCAGTCAAGCATTGGGCATAGCGCAAGCTTCACTTGAATTGGCAATCGACTATGCGCAAAAACGTAAATCATTTGGCAAACCCATTGCTAAATTACAAATTATACAGCAAAAACTTGCAGACATGGCATTAAGCGTAGAATCGTCTCGCTTACTTACATGGCGTGCTTCTTGGCTGAAAGATAATGGAAAATCATATACGAAGGAAGCTGCAATGGCCAAGTTAGCAGCGTCCGAAGCAGCTACTTTCTGTTCGCATCAATGCATTCAAGTGCTAGGCGGCATGGGATACGTTAGCGATATGGCAGCAGAACGTTACTACCGGGATGCACGCATTACAGAAATATACGAGGGCACCTCTGAAATACAGCGTCTTGTGATTGCAGGACAAGTACTAAAAGAATATCTTGCATGA
- the LOC128870168 gene encoding adenosine deaminase-like protein, which translates to MNTFPLIRKMPKIELHAHLNGSLCANSIKELGELCYGANSKEFLTLSEEFINFDNVDLDGCFKKFRFMHELTSTKKGLQLATELAIRDFAKDNVIYLELRTTPKTNIEMSKLEYMECVLDAIDLSKKTENIHVCLLPSIDRGLSVAEADDTVNIALQLQNTHKDIITGIDFSGNPKLGEFEKFMPVLEKARQNNLKLALHCAEIDNPLEIEKMIQFGMDRCGHGTFLSQLQLNELGRKNIAIECCLTSNVKCATVKSYDDHHFKHIFRFKKTSVVLCTDDCGVFDTTLSSEFELAKRNFNLNTDDLMQLTLNAAEHAFVKDSIRDELQQKVRQYFNTPNF; encoded by the coding sequence ATGAATACCTTTCCTCTCATTCGAAAAATGCCAAAGATTGAATTACACGCTCATCTCAATGGTTCATTGTGTGCAAATTCAATCAAAGAATTGGGTGAACTATGTTACGGTGCTAATTCTAAAGAATTTCTCACTCTCAGTGAGGAATTCATTAACTTTGACAATGTTGACCTGGATGGATGCTTTAAAAAATTCCGTTTCATGCACGAATTAACTTCAACAAAGAAGGGTCTACAATTAGCTACTGAGTTAGCTATACGGGATTTTGCCAAAGATAATGTAATTTATTTGGAATTACGTACAACCCCTAAAACTAATATTGAAATGTCCAAACTGGAGTATATGGAATGTGTTCTGGACGCTATAGACCTATctaagaaaactgaaaatattcatGTATGTCTGCTGCCATCTATTGATAGAGGACTAAGCGTAGCTGAAGCGGACGATACGGTTAACATTGCACTACAATTGCAAAATACTCATAAAGACATCATTACCGGCATTGACTTCAGCGGTAACCCAAAACTTGgcgaatttgaaaaattcatgccagttttggaaaaagcacgacaaaataatttaaagctgGCACTACATTGTGCAGAGATTGATAACCCCTTGGAAATTGAGAAAATGATACAATTCGGTATGGATCGTTGCGGACATGGGACGTTTCTGAGTCAGTTGCAATTGAATGAGTTAGGAAGGAAAAATATCGCTATCGAGTGTTGTTTGACGAGTAATGTCAAATGCGCTACCGTAAAAAGCTATGATGATCAccattttaagcacattttccgatttaaaaaaacatcAGTAGTGCTATGCACAGATGATTGTGGTGTGTTTGACACGACGTTATCAAGCGAATTTGAGTTAGCCAAGaggaatttcaatttaaataccGATGATTTGATGCAACTTACTTTGAATGCTGCAGAACATGCATTTGTTAAAGACAGTATCAGGGATGAGTTGCAACAAAAAGTTAGACAGTACTTTAACACTCCGAATTTTTAA